Proteins encoded by one window of Polaribacter haliotis:
- the nadD gene encoding nicotinate (nicotinamide) nucleotide adenylyltransferase, which yields MKIGLYFGTFNPIHVGHLIIANHMVENSDLDEIWMVVTPHNPFKKKSSLLENHHRFELVYKATENYSKIKPSDIEFKLPQPNYTVFTLAHISEQYPNKEFCLIMGEDNLKSFHKWKNYETILEHHHIYVYPRISEGKVETRFDNHPKIHKVEAPIVEISSTMIRNGIKESKNIQPMLTKEVWNYIDEMNFYKK from the coding sequence ATGAAAATCGGTTTATATTTTGGCACTTTTAATCCAATTCATGTGGGGCATTTAATTATAGCCAATCACATGGTTGAAAATTCTGATTTAGATGAAATTTGGATGGTGGTAACACCACATAATCCATTTAAAAAGAAAAGTTCTTTGCTGGAAAATCATCATCGATTTGAGCTAGTTTATAAAGCAACAGAGAATTATTCGAAAATTAAACCTTCGGATATTGAGTTTAAGCTACCTCAACCAAATTATACTGTTTTTACTTTAGCACATATTTCTGAACAATATCCCAACAAAGAATTTTGTTTAATTATGGGTGAAGATAATTTGAAGAGTTTTCATAAATGGAAAAATTATGAAACTATTTTAGAGCATCATCATATATATGTTTATCCAAGAATTTCTGAAGGAAAAGTGGAAACTAGATTCGATAATCATCCGAAAATCCATAAAGTGGAAGCTCCAATTGTAGAAATTTCTTCAACAATGATAAGAAATGGAATTAAAGAGAGTAAAAACATACAACCTATGTTAACCAAAGAAGTATGGAACTACATAGACGAAATGAATTTCTACAAAAAATAA
- a CDS encoding 6-pyruvoyl trahydropterin synthase family protein — translation MSTIRITKQFNFETGHALYGYDGKCKNVHGHSYKLSVTVSGKPIKDNTNVKFGMVIDFGDLKKIVNEEIVDVFDHATVFNKNTPHVELAKELMDRGHDVLLVDYQPTSEMMVIDFAKKIKKRLPKNIKLHSIKLQETDSSFAEWYASEN, via the coding sequence ATGAGTACAATTAGAATTACAAAGCAATTCAATTTTGAAACCGGTCATGCTTTATATGGTTATGATGGAAAATGTAAAAATGTTCACGGGCATTCGTATAAACTTTCTGTAACAGTTTCTGGAAAACCAATTAAGGATAATACGAATGTAAAATTCGGGATGGTTATCGATTTTGGTGACTTAAAAAAAATTGTAAACGAAGAAATTGTAGATGTTTTCGATCACGCAACTGTCTTTAATAAAAACACACCTCATGTAGAATTAGCCAAAGAATTAATGGACAGAGGACATGATGTTTTATTAGTAGATTACCAGCCAACTAGCGAAATGATGGTAATTGATTTTGCTAAAAAAATTAAAAAAAGATTGCCTAAAAACATCAAACTTCATTCTATAAAATTACAAGAAACAGACTCTAGTTTTGCAGAATGGTATGCTTCTGAAAATTGA
- a CDS encoding GH3 auxin-responsive promoter family protein, with translation MSIKSFFAIPFAKFATKKVQKWAKNPFETQEKVFKNLISEASKTAFGKDHNFDKIVTYEDFKKHVKVTDYEGLRPYVDRMVAGEENVLWKGKPLYYAKTSGTTSGAKYIPITKESMPTHIKAARNALLFYIVEKNDASFVDGKMIFLQGSPVLEDKNGVKLGRLSGIVAHYVPQYLLKNRLPSWETNCIEDWDTKVNAVVKETVNEDMTVISGIPSWVQMYFEKLIEKTGKKVSELFPNFNFFIYGGVNFEPYKNKFESLIGKKIDYIELYPASEGFIAYQDSQTEKGMLLQLDSGIFYEFIPATEFFDENPTRISIKDVKIGVNYVIILNTTAGLWGYNIGDTVEFTSTKPYRIKVTGRIKHFISAFGEHVIGKEVEKALNDSIKGTNINISEFTVAPQVNPANGLPYHEWFIEFENEPENLEEFAEKVDASMQEQNIYYFDLIEGKILRKLVIKKVKKGGFHEYMKSIGKFGGQNKIPQLSDNRKIADVLQNFLVEE, from the coding sequence ATGAGTATAAAATCTTTTTTTGCAATTCCGTTTGCCAAATTCGCTACTAAAAAAGTGCAAAAATGGGCTAAAAACCCCTTTGAAACACAAGAAAAAGTCTTTAAAAATTTAATTTCTGAAGCGAGTAAAACTGCTTTTGGAAAAGACCATAATTTTGATAAGATAGTAACTTACGAAGATTTTAAAAAACACGTAAAAGTTACAGATTACGAAGGTTTAAGACCTTATGTAGATAGAATGGTTGCTGGGGAAGAAAATGTTCTCTGGAAAGGAAAACCATTGTATTATGCCAAAACATCTGGTACAACTTCTGGTGCAAAATACATTCCTATTACAAAAGAATCGATGCCAACCCATATAAAGGCGGCTAGAAATGCATTGTTATTTTATATTGTTGAAAAAAATGACGCCAGTTTTGTGGATGGAAAAATGATTTTTCTACAAGGAAGTCCTGTTTTAGAAGATAAAAATGGTGTAAAACTTGGCAGATTAAGTGGAATTGTAGCACATTACGTTCCACAATATTTACTAAAAAACCGTTTACCAAGTTGGGAGACCAATTGCATTGAAGATTGGGATACTAAAGTAAATGCAGTTGTTAAAGAAACCGTAAATGAAGACATGACTGTTATTAGCGGAATTCCTTCTTGGGTGCAAATGTATTTCGAAAAACTGATTGAAAAAACCGGTAAAAAGGTTTCTGAATTATTCCCCAATTTTAATTTCTTTATTTACGGAGGTGTAAATTTTGAACCTTATAAAAATAAGTTCGAAAGTTTAATTGGTAAAAAAATCGATTATATAGAATTATATCCTGCTTCAGAAGGTTTTATTGCATACCAAGATTCGCAAACCGAAAAAGGAATGTTGTTGCAATTAGATTCTGGTATTTTTTACGAATTTATTCCTGCAACCGAGTTTTTTGATGAAAATCCGACCAGAATTTCTATAAAAGATGTAAAAATTGGTGTGAATTACGTCATCATTTTAAATACAACTGCTGGTCTTTGGGGTTATAATATTGGCGATACTGTAGAATTTACTTCAACAAAACCTTATAGAATTAAAGTAACAGGAAGAATAAAACACTTTATTTCCGCCTTTGGCGAACACGTTATTGGAAAAGAGGTAGAAAAAGCGTTAAACGATTCCATAAAAGGAACCAACATAAATATTAGTGAGTTTACTGTGGCACCACAAGTAAATCCTGCAAACGGTTTGCCTTATCACGAATGGTTTATAGAGTTTGAAAATGAACCAGAAAATTTAGAGGAATTTGCCGAAAAAGTAGATGCTTCTATGCAAGAGCAAAATATTTATTATTTCGATTTAATTGAAGGAAAAATATTGCGTAAACTTGTCATTAAAAAAGTTAAAAAAGGTGGTTTTCATGAATATATGAAATCGATTGGTAAATTTGGCGGACAAAACAAAATTCCGCAATTGTCTGACAATAGAAAAATTGCAGATGTTCTTCAGAATTTTTTAGTGGAAGAATAA
- a CDS encoding M23 family metallopeptidase — MAKKDKKKGKLKQKLTDKYRLVVLNENTFEERFSLKLSRLNVFVLGGIFSILLIALTTVLIAFTPIKEYIPGYSSSKLKADAVKLTFEADSLKAKLATLENYTKALKPVLTGEIKPESIDSIISENTPIVVDESKLNASKEDSLFREKIDRETRFSILNNSNNKNNVVFFAPLSGSISQNFDSNTKHFAVDIVAKTGTPIKAVADGTVIFSGWNTETGYVIILKHGNDYISVYKHNGNLLKQQGDFVKSGEVIATVGSTGELTTGPHLHFELWSGGYAVNPINFIDFK; from the coding sequence GTGGCTAAAAAGGATAAAAAAAAGGGGAAATTAAAACAAAAACTAACTGACAAATACAGGTTAGTAGTTTTAAATGAAAATACGTTCGAAGAGCGTTTTTCGTTAAAACTATCTCGTTTAAATGTGTTTGTTTTGGGAGGAATTTTCTCCATTTTATTAATTGCCTTAACAACAGTTTTAATTGCGTTTACACCAATTAAAGAATACATTCCAGGTTATTCTTCTTCTAAATTAAAAGCAGATGCTGTAAAATTGACTTTCGAAGCAGATTCTTTAAAAGCTAAATTAGCCACATTAGAAAACTACACAAAAGCCTTAAAACCTGTTTTAACAGGAGAAATAAAACCAGAAAGTATCGATTCTATTATTTCTGAAAATACTCCTATTGTAGTAGATGAGAGTAAATTAAATGCTTCTAAAGAAGATTCTTTATTTAGAGAGAAGATAGATAGAGAAACACGTTTTTCCATCTTAAACAATTCAAATAATAAAAATAATGTTGTTTTTTTCGCTCCATTATCGGGTTCTATTTCTCAAAATTTTGATTCAAACACAAAGCATTTTGCAGTAGATATTGTTGCCAAAACTGGAACTCCTATAAAAGCAGTTGCAGATGGAACTGTTATTTTTTCTGGCTGGAATACAGAAACTGGCTACGTAATTATTTTAAAACATGGTAACGATTATATTTCCGTTTACAAACACAATGGAAATTTACTAAAACAACAAGGTGATTTTGTGAAATCTGGTGAAGTTATTGCCACTGTTGGTTCTACAGGAGAATTAACTACGGGTCCACATTTGCATTTCGAACTTTGGAGTGGTGGTTATGCTGTAAATCCTATTAATTTTATCGATTTTAAATAA